From one Caldichromatium japonicum genomic stretch:
- a CDS encoding EAL domain-containing protein yields MALERSEIQVRYSPGCDISIGRADVIEAGLYWAPVDLGLVSAERLWSLAEEGGLILEVGELLLAESCRQYARWIDQGLAPERLVIAVSGAQCLFGDLLRSVERRLAAYPTLNKRLDLAFSERLLVRHRETLAALFQGLNALAVGVWITDAGLGWTSPSLLQHLPIRALRIHASFIEGLSYAAHEMAVVEALIVMAQALEIEIRADGVRTLEQRYKLLELGCLKAQGELFGEAMPAADFEVWLNQRVNP; encoded by the coding sequence ATGGCCCTTGAGCGCTCAGAGATCCAGGTCCGCTATAGCCCGGGCTGCGACATAAGTATTGGACGCGCCGACGTCATCGAGGCAGGGCTCTACTGGGCGCCAGTGGATCTGGGACTGGTGAGCGCTGAACGGTTGTGGTCACTGGCCGAGGAAGGCGGTCTAATCCTCGAGGTCGGGGAGCTGTTGCTGGCCGAATCTTGTCGTCAGTATGCCCGCTGGATCGATCAGGGTCTGGCGCCCGAACGCCTGGTGATCGCAGTCAGCGGCGCCCAGTGTCTGTTCGGGGATCTATTGAGATCGGTCGAACGTCGGCTTGCAGCTTATCCGACATTGAACAAACGCCTTGACCTTGCGTTTAGCGAGCGCCTGCTTGTCAGACATCGCGAGACCCTCGCTGCCCTCTTTCAGGGGCTCAATGCGCTCGCAGTCGGGGTCTGGATCACTGATGCTGGGCTCGGCTGGACCTCCCCTTCCCTGTTGCAGCATCTGCCAATCCGTGCGCTCAGGATCCATGCGAGCTTCATCGAGGGCCTGTCGTATGCCGCCCATGAAATGGCCGTGGTCGAGGCCCTGATCGTCATGGCCCAGGCGCTGGAGATCGAGATCCGTGCCGACGGGGTGCGGACCCTCGAACAGCGCTATAAGCTCCTCGAGCTCGGCTGCCTAAAGGCCCAGGGCGAACTCTTCGGCGAGGCCATGCCTGCAGCTGACTTTGAGGTATGGCTGAATCAGCGAGTCAACCCCTAG